One window of Amaranthus tricolor cultivar Red isolate AtriRed21 chromosome 13, ASM2621246v1, whole genome shotgun sequence genomic DNA carries:
- the LOC130798703 gene encoding short-chain dehydrogenase reductase 3b-like produces the protein MSKSRLEGKVALITGAASGIGEETAKLFAINGAIVVIADIQDELGQQVVKSIGTNRASYFHCDVKDEKQVEDTINFTLQKYGSLDILFSNAGIIGPLTSILDLDLAQLDTTFATNVRGVAATLKHAGRAMVSRKIRGSIICTASVSACLGGVGPNAYTASKHAVVGLVRAASSELGGYGIRVNCISPFGVATPLPCNAYNLDPSELEANSCALAHLKGIVLKAKHIAEAALFFASDESAFINGHNLVVDGGFTVSSQTPPT, from the exons ATGTCAAAGTCAAG ATTAGAAGGCAAGGTTGCTCTGATCACCGGAGCAGCCAGCGGGATCGGCGAGGAAACAGCAAAACTATTCGCCATAAACGGAGCCATTGTAGTAATTGCAGACATCCAAGACGAATTAGGCCAACAAGTGGTTAAATCCATTGGTACAAACAGAGCAAGTTACTTCCATTGTGATGTCAAAGATGAAAAACAAGTAGAAGATACCATCAACTTCACTTTACAAAAATATGGATCCTTAGACATCCTTTTTAGCAATGCGGGTATAATTGGCCCATTAACTAGTATCCTTGACTTGGATCTAGCCCAATTAGACACCACATTTGCTACCAACGTTCGAGGAGTTGCAGCCACACTAAAACACGCGGGTCGAGCCATGGTGTCAAGAAAGATCCGTGGGTCTATTATTTGCACAGCAAGTGTGTCAGCTTGTCTTGGTGGTGTTGGCCCGAATGCGTATACTGCTTCCAAGCATGCGGTTGTGGGGTTGGTTCGAGCAGCGAGTAGCGAACTAGGCGGGTATGGGATCCGTGTGAATTGTATATCTCCATTTGGGGTTGCTACCCCATTGCCGTGTAATGCATATAATTTGGACCCGAGTGAGCTTGAAGCAAACAGTTGTGCATTAGCTCACTTGAAGGGGATTGTTTTGAAAGCAAAGCATATTGCTGAAGCTGCTCTTTTCTTTGCTTCTGATGAATCTGCCTTTATTAATGGTCATAATTTGGTGGTTGATGGGGGATTTACCGTTAGTAGTCAAACTCCTCCTACTTAA
- the LOC130798704 gene encoding probable protein phosphatase 2C 2 translates to MVAKTEAACSIPNLDSVLSLSQIDIRTPETVSDNSLGSTLLQYVPTIRAGSFVDIGPRRFMEDQHVMIDDLSKHLGSMIKCPKPSAFYGVFDGHGGPEAAVYIRKNVTRFFFEDVDFPEFSELNDVFLEGVENCLRKAFLQADLALSDDCSVSTSSGTTALTALILGRHLLVANAGDCRAVLCRKGDAIDMSQDHRPTCPSERRRVEELGAYVDDGYLNGVLSLSRALGDWDMKLPKGSASPLIAEPELKQMMLTEDDEFLIIGCDGIWDVMSSQQAVSLVRRGLRRHHDPEQSAKELVREALRLDTADNLTVIVVCFSSLDHEREPSGVFRPRRLTCSLSAEALSTLRSIMDPNDGH, encoded by the exons ATGGTTGCAAAAACTGAAGCTGCTTGTTCTATTCCCAATTTGGATTCTGTTCTCTCTCTTTCTCAAATT GATATAAGGACTCCGGAGACAGTATCAGATAATTCTCTTGGCTCGACCTTGTTACAATATGTGCCAACCATTCGCGCAGGAAGCTTTGTTGATATTGGGCCGCGTAGGTTCATGGAAGATCAACATGTGATGATTGATGATCTATCTAAGCATTTGGGCTCAATGATAAAATGTCCTAAACCAAGTGCTTTTTATGGGGTTTTTGATGGCCATGGTGGACCTGAAGCAGCAGTATATATTAGGAAGAATGTGACCAGATTCTTTTTCGAAGATGTTGATTTTCCTGAATTCTCCGAATTAAATGATGTATTTCTTGAAGGAGTAGAGAACTGCCTTCGCAAAGCCTTTCTTCAAGCTGATCTAGCCCTTTCTGATGATTGCAGCGTCAGTACTTCTTCGGGGACAACTGCTCTTACAGCTTTGATTTTGGGAAG GCATTTATTGGTTGCAAATGCTGGTGATTGTCGAGCTGTACTTTGTCGGAAAGGAGATGCCATTGATATGTCCCAAGACCACAGACCAACATGCCCATCCGAAAGGAGAAGAGTCGAAGAATTAGGTGCTTACGTTGATGATGGGTATCTAAACGGAGTGTTATCGTTGTCTAGGGCTCTTGGGGACTGGGATATGAAGCTACCAAAAGGCTCTGCCTCCCCTTTGATCGCGGAACCTGAACTTAAACAGATGATGTTGACAGAAGATGATGAGTTCCTCATCATAGGATGTGATGGTATCTGGGATGTAATGTCAAGCCAACAAGCAGTTAGCCTGGTACGGCGTGGATTAAGACGACATCATGACCCAGAACAAAGTGCAAAGGAGCTTGTGAGGGAGGCCTTGCGGCTGGACACTGCCGACAACCTTACAGTCATTGTTGTCTGCTTTTCCTCTTTGGATCATGAGAGAGAGCCATCAGGAGTGTTCAGGCCTCGAAGATTAACGTGCAGCCTCTCGGCAGAGGCCTTGTCTACTTTGAGAAGCATAATGGATCCGAATGACGGTCATTGA